From Cellulophaga lytica DSM 7489, a single genomic window includes:
- a CDS encoding M56 family metallopeptidase, producing the protein MVQYVIESLAFQLVFIIIYDVFLRRETFFQWNRLYLLGTCVLSFLMPLVALDIFKSKVPDAVAVYTPFMFSNYDLETNTTLLNETNVAQQLTMPWYGILFSIGVVVALFLFLFKIRQLYKLRKRGEKTVYRDFTEVVLKQSNSAFSFFKTIFLGDEIKTKEYPNIIAHELVHIKQKHTLDLLFFEVMRIALWFNPLVYIYQSRISEVHEFIADAKVAKTHRKEQYELLLSQVFQTENISFINHFFSSSLIKKRIKMLQKNQSKKIWASKYLLLLPTIVCILFYTSSKGQEKDTDKENDIIEVKEAPVKQDVKEVPFSVIDEVPVFPGCENATDKRACFNEQMTKHIRKHFTYPKEAAEKGIEGRVSSRFVIQEDGKIGELQTRGPAVILEEEAIRIIKLLPNFKPGKQRGKAVRVPFSLPITFRLTPETDKEKLTKDVKTALLRKEQEEKDRLYKDAKEVPFSVIDEVPVFPGCEDATDKKACFNNKINEHIRKHFSYPESAQKEGVQGRVSVRFVMMEDGSIGKIQMRGPDARLEEVALNIIKKLPNVTPGKQRGKAVKVPFLLPITFKLQKKND; encoded by the coding sequence ATGGTACAGTACGTAATAGAAAGTCTTGCTTTTCAGTTAGTTTTTATAATTATTTATGATGTGTTTTTAAGAAGAGAAACCTTTTTTCAATGGAACAGATTGTATTTATTGGGTACGTGTGTGCTATCGTTTTTAATGCCATTAGTAGCTTTAGATATATTTAAAAGTAAGGTGCCAGATGCAGTTGCCGTTTACACACCATTTATGTTTTCTAATTACGATTTAGAAACAAATACAACTCTTTTAAATGAAACCAATGTAGCACAACAATTAACAATGCCTTGGTATGGTATTCTTTTTAGTATTGGAGTGGTAGTAGCACTTTTTTTATTTTTATTTAAAATACGTCAGCTTTACAAGCTACGTAAAAGAGGAGAAAAAACTGTTTATAGAGATTTTACAGAGGTTGTTTTAAAGCAAAGTAATAGTGCTTTCTCGTTCTTTAAAACCATTTTTCTAGGCGATGAAATAAAAACTAAAGAGTACCCTAATATTATTGCGCATGAGTTAGTACATATTAAACAAAAACATACGTTAGATTTATTGTTTTTTGAAGTAATGCGTATTGCCCTTTGGTTTAATCCACTAGTATATATTTATCAAAGTAGAATATCAGAAGTACACGAGTTTATTGCAGACGCTAAAGTGGCTAAGACTCATAGAAAAGAACAGTATGAGTTATTGTTGTCTCAAGTTTTTCAAACAGAAAATATCTCATTTATAAATCACTTTTTTTCATCATCATTAATTAAAAAACGAATTAAAATGTTACAAAAAAATCAATCTAAAAAAATATGGGCAAGCAAGTATTTGTTGTTGTTACCAACCATAGTTTGTATCCTTTTTTACACATCCTCTAAAGGTCAAGAAAAAGATACAGATAAAGAAAACGACATTATAGAAGTAAAAGAAGCTCCAGTTAAACAAGATGTAAAAGAAGTTCCTTTTTCTGTAATAGATGAAGTTCCTGTTTTTCCTGGTTGTGAAAATGCTACAGATAAAAGAGCTTGTTTTAATGAGCAAATGACTAAACACATAAGAAAACACTTTACATATCCAAAAGAAGCAGCAGAAAAAGGAATAGAAGGTAGAGTTTCTTCGCGTTTTGTTATACAAGAAGACGGCAAAATAGGTGAGTTGCAAACTCGTGGACCAGCTGTAATACTAGAAGAAGAAGCAATACGTATTATAAAATTATTACCAAATTTTAAACCAGGTAAGCAAAGGGGAAAAGCAGTAAGAGTTCCTTTTTCATTGCCAATTACATTTAGGTTAACGCCAGAGACTGATAAAGAAAAACTAACTAAAGATGTAAAAACAGCATTGCTGCGTAAAGAACAAGAAGAAAAGGACAGGTTGTATAAAGATGCAAAAGAAGTTCCTTTTTCTGTAATAGATGAAGTTCCTGTTTTTCCTGGTTGTGAAGATGCAACAGATAAAAAAGCTTGTTTTAATAATAAAATAAATGAACATATTAGAAAACATTTTAGTTATCCAGAATCTGCACAAAAAGAAGGAGTACAAGGTAGAGTTTCTGTGCGTTTTGTTATGATGGAGGACGGTAGCATTGGTAAAATTCAGATGCGTGGACCAGATGCTAGGTTAGAAGAAGTTGCGTTGAATATTATAAAAAAATTACCAAATGTTACACCAGGTAAGCAAAGAGGAAAAGCCGTAAAAGTTCCTTTTTTATTGCCAATTACATTTAAGCTGCAGAAAAAAAATGACTAA